aAATGGTACCACTTCAaccactttttctttaagattttatttatttatttgacagagaggcagcaagagagggaacacaaacaaggggagtgggagaggaagaagcaggctccccactgagcagagagcctgatgcaggactcaatcccagcacccggatcacaacctgagccaaaggcagatgcttaatgactgagccacccaggtgccccacttcaaCCATTTTTATGTGGATGGTTCAGTGGCATTAAGGATGCTCCCTCTGTTGTGCAGTCTTCACCACCATCCgtctccagaattttttcatcctCCCATACTGAATGTCTGTACTCACTAAACAATAATTCCCTAGTCCACCTTCCCCAACCACTGGTAACCACtgtcctactttctgtctctgtgtgctTAACTATTCTAGATATACCATATAAAaggaaatcatataatatgtgtcCTTTGAgtctggcttatttcgcttagtataaTATCtttaaggttcatctgtgttgcagagtgtgtcagaattcccttcctttttaaggctgaatattcTCTTGCACGTGTCTACCACATTCtattgatccattcattcaatgATATAGAAGGGTCACTTCCACATTTTGacactgtgaataatgctgctatgaacgcTGGTGTACAGATACCTGTTTGGGTCTCTGCTTCACTTCTTTtcatatatacccagaagtggaatttttgAATCATTAGATGTTCAATATTTTGAAGAGCTGTCATACCTTTTTCTGCAACAACTACATCATTTTAAATTCCCACTGCCATGGGTTTTTTGTAAACCAAGAGTAAAGATAGCTGCACTTGGGCAGAATTctgtaattaaataaattatttcttgtatctggtttaaatgtaaaattctatGATTCTGTTACACCTAATTTAATGGGAAGATTTGTGAACTGATTTATAAAATTAAGCATCATTTGTAGAGTTGTCTCTGGGAGAAAATACCTTCATAGATTCCCTATGTTggcttaaaaaattgttttatacttGGGGATGCCAATACTGGGAATATCTAGAATGTATTTATATCAGTGCAGTAAGCCCAGTTTAATGGAACCAGTCTGCCTCCTTGTGGAATTTTAATGCAACTTACATTTTACAAATTGAGAGGACGACTTTAATTTAGAAATGACGCTACCTATGTTCAAGTGTTGGGGTTTCCCCCAAACCCAATTTAAAGAACCAGTTTTATTGAACACATCTGAGCAAGATCTAtgtgaaaataacttaaaatgctGCTAATGTACACAAATATGTGAATAAACATAGAGGAGGAAAGCACGCACACATGACATGAATTGTAGGATCACGGGAAAGGATTCAAATCGctcattatataaaaaaattatatattgcaaaatttcTCGCTCATGAGAAAAAATACAACTCAAAAATACAATTGTCTACAACATGATCAaccataatgaaaatattatcaaagtgaaataagccagacacaaaaggacagatacCCCTTTTTGTTTAAGGTGTTACCACAAAAAAATAAGCTCTTGGCAAATGGGCAAGAGTTATAAAAATGATAGCATTTATTAAGGTCTGTTATAGGCTTATACATAATTCTCTCAATTCTTAGGACAACTCTTAAATTGTCcggtttaattcttttttttttttttaagatttttatttatttatttgacagacagagatcacaagtaggcagagaggcaggcagagagaggaggaagcaggctccctgctgagcagagagcccaatgagaaGCTTgaatcttgatcccaggaccctgggatcatgacctaagccaaaggcagaaagaagctttaacccactgagccacccaggggtccctgttCAGTTCaattcttaaattaaattaaattaaaacttagtAAGTTCGGTTAAATTCATTGGTTTGAGGAAAGTCTCAGTGCTACTTGATGCCACAGAAGAGGCTTAAACTCCTATTAGTCTCTAAAGCTGGAAAATTTGGGAGTTCAGGATGGACACCCATGTCTTAAAAGAGGTTTTCCAACCTGATAgccaatgtctttttttctccatttcctttgaaATGTGTGATTCCATTATTAGAGATGAGGCACATATCCTGAGCTCCATAAAGTTGACtgattatggatttatttttttttttcttcagtccaGGGAAGTACACGGTGCTGGATAGGGAGGCACAAAATAGCCAGGTAATTGCCTGCCAAACAGGCCGAACTTGCTGGGCTGCCCCATAAAATGCCAGGCTTTGAGGCTTTGAACAAAGGAGAACCAGCCTAGTATTTTAGGACTTGTCTGGAACATATTCTAATAGTTGTAGAGGAACAGTGCCAAACAAGCATGTTCGTAAATGTCAGACCAACATGTTGATGGATTTGAAGACCATCCatccaacaaatacttattgagctcCTGCTATGACCAGAGGCTGTTTGATGcagtacttctttctttcttaaagattttacttacttatttgacggagagaaagagatcacaagtaggcagagaggcaggcaggaatgtggggggttggggggtaagcaggcttcccgctaagcggagagccagatgcagggctccattccaggaccctgagaccatgacctgagggaaagcagaggctttaacccactgagccacccaggtgcccctgaagcagTATCTCTTAATTACAAAAATAGATACACTTCCTGTAGGAGGCGGCCGGAAGTCGGATTTCCGCGCAGGCCAAGGCAGCTCCAGTGTAAACCCTGAGCTGAGTTTCTTGATCTTCCTCTATGGGTGAGACGCAACAAGTGAGTGCTCTTCCACCACCCCCAATACAGTACGTCAAGCAATATACAGATGAAAATACTCAGGAAGGCCTAGCTCCCAAGCCTCCACCTCCAATAAAAGACACTTCTATGATGTTTGGCAATCAATTCCAATGTGATGATCCTATCATCTGCCCTTCAGAAAGTCAGGGTATCGAATGGCTTCATCCTATGCAGTTTGATCACAAGAAGGAACTGAGAAAACTCAATATGtctattcttattaattttttttaaagattttatttatttatttgacagagagagatcacaagtaggcagagaggcaggcagagagagagggggaggaagcaggctctccgctgagcagagagcggatgcggggctggatcctaggaccctgagatcatgaccagaacagaaggcagaggcttaatccactgaggcaTTATTAATTCCTTAGACCTCTTAGATATCTTGATAAGGAGCCCTGGGAGTACAAAACCAGAAGAGAAACCAGAAGATCTTAAGCTGCTTTTTGTACATGTGCATCATCTCATAAATGAATACCAAGCAAGAGAGACATTCAGAGTCATGCTGGAGATACCGAAAGGTCAACATCTTGAAACAGCTGAGCCATTTCAGAAGCACCTGGAGCGAGTCATTGAGATGATTCAGAATTGTCTGGCTTTGCCTGATGATCCGCCTCATTCAGAAGCAGGGATGAGAGTAAAGACTGAACCAGTGGATGCTGATGATAGCAACAATTGTATTGGACAGAATgaacagcaaagagaaaattCAGGTCATAGGAGAGACCAGGTTAGAGAGAAAGATGCTGCCCTGTGTGTCCTAAttgatgaaatgaatgaaagaccatgaaggatgtttctttttctttttgcttttctctttttcttttcagtaaatgtcATAGATTCGTTAATTTGCTCTTGGAGCGTCTTAGAAGAGATATAACTAGAAGTCATGTGAATGGCTTGACTCCTGCTTCATCAGTTGGGTGGTTAGTGACTGTAAGTGCACAGTATGGCAAGCATATGCAAatgagtatatatgtatacattaagAGTAATCACcttagggggcctgggtggctcagtgggtcaaaccctctgccttcggctcaggtcatgatctcagggtcctaggattgagacccgcatcaggctctctgctcagtggggagcctgcttctgcctctctatgtctctgcctgcctctctgcctacttgtgatctctgctgtcaaataaataaataaaatctttatatattaaaaaaaaaaaaggtaatcacCTTAAAAAGGAAAGTCCTGCAATTGTGTGAAACATTCCTGGATTTGGAGTTGCAGAAAACATTGAAGATCTCAAGAACAGCAAGCTTTCGTCTTTGAAAACTAGATTTGTCATTTGCTTTAAGAATGATAGATAAATAAAGGATATCAAGCTGtataaatgtgaaattataaaatctttagaTTTACTTTACTTAAAAACTtacttgagggacacctgggtggctcaattggctaggcagctgccttcagctcaggtcatgatcccagcgtcctgggatagagtcccacattgggctccttgctcagcatggagcctgcttctccctctgcctctgcctgccactctgtctgcctgtgctcactctcgctgacaaataaataaataaaatctttaaaaaaaaaatacttacttgaTCTCTAAAAATGTAGTATAACATGTTAAAAGAGAGGAGCCCCATAGAGTTATAAAAcggcaattttatttttcctcttgacTAGTTCTGTAAACACACtatctcagcttcttttttctacCCTGGATAGGTCTATTCACTGTTTTCCAGTCACTCAGAT
This DNA window, taken from Mustela erminea isolate mMusErm1 chromosome 13, mMusErm1.Pri, whole genome shotgun sequence, encodes the following:
- the LOC116572030 gene encoding mediator of RNA polymerase II transcription subunit 7-like, whose amino-acid sequence is MGETQQVSALPPPPIQYVKQYTDENTQEGLAPKPPPPIKDTSMMFGNQFQCDDPIICPSESQGIEWLHPMQFDHKKELRKLNMSILINFLDLLDILIRSPGSTKPEEKPEDLKLLFVHVHHLINEYQARETFRVMLEIPKGQHLETAEPFQKHLERVIEMIQNCLALPDDPPHSEAGMRVKTEPVDADDSNNCIGQNEQQRENSGHRRDQVREKDAALCVLIDEMNERP